ggggtcagggaacgggggtggttggatggggcaggagtcccgggtggggggacagtcagggggcgagaagcaggggggcatagagggtgggggctgggccacgcctggctgtttggggaggcacaatctcccctaaccggccctccatacaatttccaaaacccgatgcagccctcaggccaaaaagtttgcccgtccCTGCACTAGAGCAAAAACCAACTACCATACTTCTGATTTAAAGGGACTCATCATccctaaaaaaaaatattgtcaccCTGAAAAATGTTTGCCtattattgttacaagtaacatctAAGTGTGCTATGAGAGATCAGAAGTAAAATTTctcttttcattgacttttctttgtgcatttgacagtgcTTGTCTCTGGAGAGTCTGTGTTGCTATTTCCCCTGTCACCCCCTTATCTGCATGGGTTTTTCACACAtaacagcaaaggaaaaaatattgtgaAGATATAGAAGATGCAACTGTGAAACTGTAAAAACTTTAAGTGGGACTCAGGGCCAGGTGCAATACCTGCAACTatttaactcccccccccccttttttttttttttttttttttaaatctggttaGATTTCAAGCTGATGATACACTTCACATCAAACTAGGTGAGAAGGAAAGAATCATCCTCAGGACCACTTTCTCCCTTCACAGTAGGGAGGCAGTACAGAACAAAGTTGCTAGTTCCTCTACAATAAAACTCTAGTATAGGATATtcccaggcaaacaacacagttcATATTATATTGccctttaaaacaacaacagacaTATAATTTACAAAATGCTGCAGGATCAAAATTCTGATAAATCACAATTCAGGTCCCAATGCCAACCTTAGCTGTTCTCCTTATCTTCACTCACCTCTACACAAGCCCTGGAGACCACCAGCTACCACAAGTCTATCCTCAATTCCAACAGCAGGCTCTTTAGTTATGAGGTTATAACCCATGCCAACCTTTCCAGCTCAAACTGGGAACACAAAGTCTCCATCACACATCAAGAAGTGACCCATGTGGACTAACGGAAGATCTTTGTGTTGCTGGGGTGTAATCCCCATACTGGAAAGGGATCCAAACTTTGTCAGCATGAAAAGCAAATTTCAGAGATAGCAGGTAGCTCGCCATCAGCAACATAGCAGAAAAGCGGATACTGATTCAGCTAAATTCCCTGAGGATACATGAAACTGAACTCAGGGAATTAAGGGTAGGTGGAagccatttagattgtaaactcttcagggaaggAACTGTCTCTTAGTCTATGTTTATACAGTGGcactgatcttggttggggtttctagacactaccataatacaGATGGTAATAATATAAATAAGATGGCACATGCATATTCTATGGTACAAGCAGGTAGTCCAGCAGGAGCCAAACAGCCCTCTCTTGGTCAGAGATAGAGAAGCAGAAGTAAAGCTCACAGAAAGATGGTTACTCTGGTGCCTGCTGCCCACAGAGTAAAAGTGGTCTCTAGACTATAGGTGGAAGATGAGCAGAAAAAGGAGGCAGAGGAATTGAGTTGGATACTGGGACCTTAACtgctatttacatttttgtttttttccctttagacaAACACTTCAGGTATTGTTTTAAAGGGCAATACATTCTCCATCTTATCTTTGTTTTAGAATTACTTTAGGAgttttttcaaaattgaaaaagCCACCTTGTGCTCTTAAGTAAAAAATGGCTTAAAGGAACTTTTTGAAGGTGCTTTTTACTCTGAGTTTGTCTCTGCTGTGCCTACTTGTCCCACTGCCCTGAAGAAGAAACCCTTCTCTTGCTTAAATGCtgagtctaactgatcatcatatgtgATGTCAGGAACTTGGCAGtgaacttgggggtgggggttgcctTCCCGTGCAGCAGGGAGTGCAGGTCACGTGCcaagattatctgggtatatctcacttaattccTTGGCATTGTAGGGCACTCTGACATTGCTGCATCTTGATTCcgcctattctctgcctgtggcctATTAGTCTTCTgtggctgtaatattttggtctaattttgatTGTTGGGTTTAGTTTTTGGGTGTTGGGTGTGTtgctggcctgtgatatgcaggaggtcagactagatgatctgctagtctgttctggccttaaactctatggcgTTGAGCTGCCGACAGGCTGTATCATTCACTTCTCTGCCTCACTGCAGGAGACTGAAATCAATTTCCTTTGAAGGTGCCAGTCAATAATACCCTCATGTAACACCTCAAAATTAAATTCAGCTGCatgaataaaataattattgGCAGTTTACAGAAAACAAATAAGAGACAGCATGTACAGTATACTGGACCCCTGGAAACGAGATATAGAACATCCCTTCAAGTGGGCCCAGACAATTTGTCGGTACTACCTGATAGAAAAACTACTACATGAAAGAAAAACCTTAGTACTCCCAaacctttgtctgtcttttccTTTCAGAGTATTAAGCAAAACACTTATCCAGTAAGAAAGCACTATTAGCTTAAAGACTAGTTCATGTAGCCTTTTACAAGAGGGTATCGTAATTACAATAGGAAGGTATCATTAGCATGCCATCAAAATACATATTAGGTTTGGTTTAAGCCAGCGTTTCTCAGCCTGGGGTCTgcgggccctgctgatcaactcaactccttcccctgactcccagcgcctcctgcacgccaggGAACAACTGTtccgcggcatgcaggaggcgctgggagggagtgggatttGGGgtaggggcagaaagaggcagggaagaggaggggtgggggtggagtctgAGCACAGGGCTTGGGGATCCGCagcaaaattttaaatcaaaatgggggtcctcaggttgctaaagtttgagaaccgctggtttaAGCTATGTTTCTTTTGAAGACAGTCTAACGCACAAGGTTACATTTTCCTCCTTTCctattattgttttaaattaacatatGCCACAGTGCACCTGGACAAACAACTTTCTGGCATCCATTTCACTTCATTTGGTTCTCTAAAGATTCTAGGGAACATCTTTCATAGAACTTAATTAACATGTTAATGAACAGATCACCATTTCAGTTCCGTTGGACAACCATAGCACCTGAATTAGTGCATTAAATTAGGAGACATACCATTTTTAGAGTCAAATACATATTTCATCAGGCAGTTAAAGTTGGGCAGGTTTATTATAACTTCTCACAAATCTACATTTTGTCATCAACATTCATGAGGCATACAAGCTCTGATGGTGGAGTCTATAAACTTCCATGAAACCCCAAATGTGATTGTAATCCGCATGAGCAAAGCCAAACAAAAATATGTAAGTActcattgaaataaattattttgccaGAAGACTGGTGGGTAGCAAACATTGTACCTAGAAGGTTGATCCTGGGAATTACAGCGCAGTAAGACCCTCTTACTGAAGAGCCATTGAAATGATCATTAAAAATAGGATTATAAAACACCTAAACACAGTATGATACGAAAAATCCAGAATGCTTTTCATACAAATAAGTGACAATGAGAGAGCATCTGTCCTCTGCTGGAGACcatgtgtgctgctccagcagctTATAGGAGATACAAAAGCCCTGCAGATGGCCACGGGAGAATTTCCCCTGTACAGGGCCAACTCAGCTCTAACTGCCACCGTTGGAGACtacactcacacatacacacagaattATTATGAGGGGGAAATTAAAGTTTATGGCCCTAAAAGAAGATATGTTTTGAAGGAAGAGAGTAGAGAAATCGCAGATCAGAGGTATGCAAAAGGCAGCTAATATTTACAAACCTGATACTTCATCATTGACTAcagaaaaatgtttctaaaagTAGTATAATTTACATGCAATTACAGCAAGTTTTATTGGCAATTTGGAAGAATGTGGCCATAATCTCTTCTATCAGTAAAAAAGTTACTCACATTCTCCCTACACCTTCATACATGCGTGTCTCATCCACCAGAGTCATAATCTCCGTATCAGTAAGGTGTGCATGCTTTTTCGTCCTGTTTAGTTGTTCAATCTGTATATCTGCCAGCTTCACCTTTTGCTGTGTGTCGATAACCTTGGCCTGCAGTTCAGTAAAAGCCTAATGAAAAAAGTAGGCAAGTTACAGTTATGAAATTTTGACCTTGAACGTCATAACTTTTGAACAGGAAATTAAGTTTTACTGGTCCAGGAGTGTCAAGTAGCACTTCTGGACATGGGGCAACTGTTTTCATTTTGGACTCAGAAAACTCAGCAACAGCTAACTCATGTGCAGGGGTTTATAAGTGAACTGCCTCTTTCAGCTATAATGGCACCAGGGATTCCAAACACAGACACGCTTCTGGACACAGACTGTCAGCTCAAGGATCTGCCCTCCTGCATGGCACACATATATGTTTTTAAGTTGTCTAGCAAGACTCATTCTTAGTGATTTGCCTCCCTTCTGGGGCACTGGACTGCTCCTCTTCACTGGAGATGCCTGGCCTGACTCACTTCTATCTGCTCTCCAAGCTTTCCCCTGGCCACCTCCcagtgcccactcccttccctgaCAGCTCTGGttccctccaggtcagggctgGAGAAGCTCGCCCTGCCCAGcacctgtgggagggaggggcagcgcTCTACTCTCTGCTGGGGAGGGGATCAGCCATGCGGCCGGACAGAGGGAGCTTTGCAGAGAGTGAGGTCGAGTGTCtgtctcagtgtgtgtgtgtgtgtctgtcggggggtggggggaggaagtctCTCAGGTTCCCACGCTCCCACACCTCCCCCGGCTCCGTGCTCTCCGCTGCGCTGCAGGTCTCACCcgcagaccccgctccccaggccccagctcctgccagccccgGGACACCCAGCAGGGCTGCGGCACAGCCGAGCCCCGCGCGGCCTCTGAACCCGGGGAGCAGGGCCCTGCTGCggccctccctcctgcagccacCCAGGCTATAGGGAAGGAGACTCCGCACGCAACGCTACAAATGGGACCCGGCCGGTACCTTCTTCAGCTCTAGGTCCACGGGCGCCGCCATTTTGCCGACCTCTGCGCGTGCGCATTCAAGGCAGCGGGACCTATTCCAGTGCGCGTGCGCAGTGAGAGGTGGGCCTCTGCGCCTCCCATCACACACTGGGCAGCAACCCATGGGGACTCCAAGGCAGTCCTGGAGGGTTACCAGCAAGCCCACGTTCCTCTTGGAGTACTGACAATCAGAATTGCAGTGCAGCAGGGATACCACCCAGACCCACCACCTGCAGCCatctgagctaaaggagaatcaccTGTAGCTCTCTGCAGTACGGGGCCTCTGACACACAGTTGAACAGTTTTTCTAACTCTATCCCATACTGGTGCCCATATATGCTAGCCAGGCCATTGCAGAATTGTATTTGTGGTAGACCCAAGCTTTGCTCACTGAGATGAATGGCTGAAATTGCAAATTACCAACGGTGCAGACTATCAAGAGACCAAATAAAACATAAAGAATATTTCATCACACTATGTGTGTGTTCATGTATCCTGTAGTTGTAGGTCAACCAACCAGGGACCAGAAAAATATAATGTGACTGTACATGTAGTTATTAATAAACATTATTACACAACAGGTGTGTTTGGCATTTAACCAGCTAATATGAAGATAAGGTCCTTGCCCGAGGAGCTGAGCGTCCAAGGGATTACTTCTGCTAAAGTCAACAGCAGCGttgccactgacatcagtggataGGATCTGGCTTAAATAAACTGGAAAACTTCACAAGGAATGACAAGGGGGTGAAACAAAGAGAAGCTGCTCTTGAGAGAGCCTTATTGACAAGGAATTCAGATCAGTTCACTAGAGACTGTTGTATGTTAATTCTCACTGGAGATTATGATGCAGTTTTATTTGCCCATAATCTGAGCCATGAGTGAGGGAGCATACAGTACCAGAGCATACATAGTGATCAGATGCAACCTGAGCGGTAGGATTTAATTTGAACAGTTTGTGATACTACTTCACAGTAGTTACTTAATGCTGgtgcagtgctttgaacatgtaaagcggtggctctcaatctttccagactactgtaccctttcaggagtctgatttgtcttgcgtatccccaagtttcCCCTCACTGaaaagctacttgcttacaaaatcagacataaaaatacaaaagtgttatagcacactgttactgaaaaatagctgactttctcatttttaccatataattataaaataatcaattggaatataaatattgtacttacatttcactgtataatatatagagcagtataaagtcattgtgtgaaattttagtttgtactgactttgtagtgctttttatgtagcctgttgtaaaactaggcagacatctagatgagctgatgtaccccttggaagacgtTTTCTGCGTTttcccaggggtacacgtacccctggttgagaaccactgatgtaaagcATCATATGCTAAAATCCtgtgacttccattgattttaatggaagcatTGGCCAATGCCTGATCCATCTAGGTTCTTATACCCCAAGCAAGAGAAGATATAAACCTCCCATAATGCACTTGGTAATTTGTGCAATACTACACCACTTGGAGAAATTTATTCCTGACCAGGCAGTGATTAGCTTACATCCTGAAACATGAGGATTGACAGCTCCTCTAAGTTACTGTAATTGCAGATATTATTCATAGAAATggctgttctttttacaaaatgtCTCCCAGCCTTTTTGGAAACTTACCTAACTACATGCATCAGTTTAATGGGACATCATATTAAAGTCTTTATCCATTTAAAATTTGCTGCTTTCCAATTTTGTTGAAAGGATCTCTGCCTTGCTGTTGCAGGCAACCAGCAACTGTTTCTTAATTTAAAGAAATAGGAAGATCTTAATCCAGTTCCCtgtggacaggtgtccacatcacagaaaccacTGCTACGGTAGGGACAAATTGCCATTCCTATTGGTAGACTCAGCTGAGAGCCAAGAACTGAAAGAGTCACAGGTATACTACCTAAAGGAGTCCTTCCAGGTCAGGGTCAAGGCTCTTGGCATGACAGGACTGGAGAGCTTGCCCTCTGCTGCCCACACTATTCAGGTCCTATGCAGGGTTCTCagctcagcacctttcaccagcagtatacaagtgggattttaaaaaattgaaaagccTCCCAATGAAGTACAACCCCAGAAATAGTCACTGaacactcccccccccatcaatGAACTACAGGATTGCTCATTGCTGGGCCAAAGCACATCTTGTCCAGCAGGGCTACTGCAATGTGTGTGGTGATTACTGGAGAACAATGGAATACTTTTTtataaggagtacttgtggcaccttagagactaacaaatttattagagcataagctttcgtgggctacaacccacttcttgtagcccatgaaagcttatgctgtaataaatttgttagtctctaaagtgccacaagtactcctgttctttttgaggatacagactaacatggctgctactctgaaaccttttttatAAGGGTTGCTCCCTGCCTTCACAGGGGGGTTGACATACTGAGCTGAAGAATCAAACGTAGGGGTCATGTGGCCATGTGGAGTGACAGAGCTCTGAAGCAGACTCTTGATCAATCAGTTTGAATTCCTTGAAGGTGATGTGCAATGCAAAGAGCCCTGCAAAATAGCTCCCCTGTGCTGAGGACCAGAGCTGCTTTGTTTGAATGTTATTAGCAACAAAATTGCTTTTTGATAATGGTGACCAGGTGA
This DNA window, taken from Trachemys scripta elegans isolate TJP31775 chromosome 8, CAS_Tse_1.0, whole genome shotgun sequence, encodes the following:
- the PFDN1 gene encoding prefoldin subunit 1 isoform X1, which translates into the protein MAAPVDLELKKAFTELQAKVIDTQQKVKLADIQIEQLNRTKKHAHLTDTEIMTLVDETRMYEGVGRMFILQSKGVIHNQLLEKQKIAEEKIKELEQRKSYLERSVKDAEDNIREMLMARRAQ
- the PFDN1 gene encoding prefoldin subunit 1 isoform X2, whose amino-acid sequence is MAAPVDLELKKAFTELQAKVIDTQQKVKLADIQIEQLNRTKKHAHLTDTEIMTLVDETRMYEGVGRMFILQSKGVIHNQLLEKQKIAEEKIKELEVDP